A genomic region of Capra hircus breed San Clemente chromosome 19, ASM170441v1, whole genome shotgun sequence contains the following coding sequences:
- the ZBTB4 gene encoding zinc finger and BTB domain-containing protein 4, with product MPPPAEVTDPSHAPAVLRQLNEQRLRGLFCDVTLIAGDTKFPAHRSVLAASSPFFREALLASAPLPLPPITGGSAPNPTTTTAASSSSSSSSSSSSSSSPSPASPSASSPPRVLELPGVPAAAFSDVLNFIYSARLALPGGGGDGAAVAEIGALGRRLGISRLQGLGEGGDAWVPPAPAPMATSQPEDSFGPGPRPAGEWEGDRAEAQGPDSQPALSRRPLPCPRCGKSFIHPKRLQTHEAQCRREASTRGSAGLGARGSVPSGPAGVDASALPPAVGFRGGPEHVVKVVGGHVLYVCAACERSYVTLSSLKRHSNVHSWRRKYPCRYCEKVFALAEYRTKHEVWHTGERRYQCIFCWETFVTYYNLKTHQRAFHGISPSLLASEKTPNGGYKPKLNTLKLYRLLPMRAAKRPYKTYSQGAPEAPLSPSLNTPAPVVMPASSPPGPPPAPEPGPPPSVITFAHPAPSVIVHGGSSSGGAGSGPASTGGAQAASVITYTAPPRPPKKREYPPPPPEPAAAPTSPATAGSPATAAGPATATEEAKGRNPRATRTVTYTAKPAGGIGGGSGPPAGPGRGPSQPQAPPPLCQITVRIGEEAIVKRRISETDLRPGELSGEEVEESEEDEEDEEDEDEEEEEEQGESKAGGEDQLWRPYYSYKPKRKAGAAAPASSGGSGMPRSRRPPRWRQKLERRSWEETPAAEGPTGRARSERRHRCEDCAQTFASLRKLRKHQEAHSGGPHSSRFGRKPSTRLTCPHCAKVCKTAAALSRHGQRHATERPGGTPTPVIAYSKGSTGARAGEIKEEAPQEMQVSSSSGEAGGGGGSAPAEEASEPASLQDPVISGGEEPSVGAGGATYAYPPVQEFPLALIGSGRESGSGRGKGGSEGPGGAGGGDRMEAMGAAKVTFYPEPYPLVYGPQLLAAYPYNFSNLAALPVALNMVLPDEKGGGALPFLPGVFGYAVNPQAAAPTPPTPPPPTLPPPVAPKGEGERAGVERTQKGDVG from the exons ATGCCACCCCCAGCAGAGGTGACAGACCCGTCCCATGCACCCGCCGTTCTGCGCCAGCTCAATGAACAGCGGCTTCGTGGCCTCTTCTGTGACGTCACCCTCATAGCCGGAGATACCAAGTTCCCAGCTCACCGCAGCGTCCTGGCTGCTTCTAGTCCCTTCTTCAGAGAGGCACTGCTGGCTTCAGCTCCACTGCCCCTCCCACCCATCACTGGGGGCTCAGCCCccaaccccaccaccaccacagcggcctcctcctcctcctcctcttcctcctcctcctcttcctcctcctctccctctccagcctcaccttcagcatcatcccCACCTCGGGTCCTGGAGCTGCCAGGGGTCCCAGCAGCTGCCTTCTCTGATGTCCTCAATTTCATCTACAGTGCCCGGCTGGCATTGCCTGGTGGTGGAGGGGACGGGGCAGCTGTGGCAGAGATTGGTGCTCTGGGACGGCGTCTGGGCATCTCCCGGCtgcagggcctgggggaggggggtgatgCCTGGGTGCCTCCCGCTCCAGCTCCCATGGCCACCTCACAGCCTGAGGACAGCTTTGGGCCTGGGCCTAGGCCagctggggagtgggagggggacaGGGCTGAGGCCCAGGGCCCTGACTCACAGCCTGCCTTGTCCCGgcggcccctcccctgcccccgatGTGGGAAAAGCTTCATCCATCCCAAGCGGCTACAGACCCATGAGGCCCAGTGCCGGAGGGAAGCCAGCACTCGGGGGTCCGCCGGGCTGGGAGCCAGGGGTTCTGTCCCCAGTGGCCCTGCAGGAGTGGACGCCTCGGCCCTGCCCCCAGCGGTAGGCTTCCGAGGTGGTCCTGAGCACGTGGTGAAGGTGGTGGGTGGCCACGTGCTCTATGTGTGCGCGGCCTGTGAGCGTTCCTACGTGACCCTGTCCAGCCTAAAGCGGCACAGCaatgtacactcatggcggagGAAGTACCCCTGCCGCTACTGCGAGAAGGTGTTCGCACTGGCTGAGTACCGAACCAAACACGAGGTGTGGCACACCGGGGAGCGCAG GTACCAGTGCATCTTCTGCTGGGAGACCTTTGTCACTTACTATAACCTGAAGACCCACCAGCGAGCCTTCCACGGCATTAGCCCGAGCCTCCTGGCCAGTGAGAAGACGCCCAATGGAGGCTATAAGCCCAAGCTCAATACCCTCAAGCTGTACCGCCTGCTCCCCATGCGAGCGGCCAAGCGGCCCTACAAGACCTACAGCCAGGGAGCCCCCGAGGCCCCCCTCTCTCCAAGCCTCAACACACCGGCCCCTGTGGTGATGCCGGCCAGCTCGCCACCCGGACCCCCACCTGCCCCAGAGCCTGGCCCCCCACCATCTGTCATCACTTTTGCCCACCCGGCTCCCTCAGTCATTGTACATGGGGGCAGCAGCAGTGGTGGAGCAGGGAGTGGGCCGGCCAGCACAGGAGGGGCCCAAGCCGCCTCAGTCATCACTTACACTGCTCCCCCACGGCCCCCCAAAAAACGTGAGTACCCACCTCCTCCCCCCGAACCTGCAGCCGCACCAACCAGCCCAGCCACAGCAGGCAGCCCAGCCACAGCTGCAGGGCCCGCCACAGCCACAGAGGAGGCCAAGGGCCGGAACCCGCGGGCCACGAGGACTGTGACCTACACGGCCAAGCCGGCTGGCGGGATTGGCGGGGGCTCGGGTCCCCCTGCAGGGCCTGGCCGGGGCCCCTCTCAGCCCCAGGCCCCACCGCCACTGTGTCAGATCACTGTGCGAATTGGTGAGGAGGCGATTGTCAAGCGCCGCATCTCAGAAACAGACCTGCGTCCCGGGGAGCTAAGCGGCGAGGAGGTGGAGGAGAGCGAGGAGGatgaggaggacgaggaggacgaggacgaggaggaggaggaggagcagggggagTCCAAGGCTGGCGGCGAGGACCAGCTCTGGAGGCCCTACTACTCCTACAAGCCCAAGCGCAAGGCCGGAGCTGCGGCCCCGGCTAGCAGCGGGGGCAGCGGGATGCCCAGAAGCCGCCGGCCACCTCGCTGGAGACAGAAGCTAGAAcggaggagctgggaggagacTCCAGCAGCTGAGGGCCCCACGGGGCGTGCCCGTAGCGAGAGGAGACACCGCTGTGAGGACTGTGCCCAGACATTCGCCAGTCTGAGGAAGCTGCGCAAGCACCAGGAGGCCCACAGCGGGGGCCCCCACAGCTCCCGGTTTGGACGGAAGCCCTCCACCCGCCTCACCTGCCCTCACTGCGCCAAGGTGTGCAAGACAGCCGCTGCCCTGAGCCGCCATGGGCAGAGGCACGCCACCGAGCGACCCGGGGGCACCCCCACGCCTGTCATCGCCTACTCCAAGGGCAGCACTGGTGCCAGAGCCGGGGAGATCAAGGAGGAGGCCCCCCAAGAGATGCAGGTCTCCTCCTCCAGCGGGGAGGCAGGTGGTGGAGGCGGAAGTGCTCCTGCCGAGGAAGCTTCTGAGCCTGCCTCGCTCCAGGACCCTGTCATCTCGGGAGGAGAGGAGCCCTccgtgggggcaggaggggccacCTATGCATACCCACCTGTGCAGGAATTTCCACTGGCTCTGATTGGGAGTGGCCGGGAATCAGGCAGTGGCAGGGGAAAAGGTGGGAGTGAGGGGCCAGGCGGGGCTGGCGGGGGAGACCGGATGGAGGCGATGGGGGCTGCCAAAGTCACCTTCTACCCTGAGCCCTACCCACTCGTCTATGGTCCCCAGCTCCTCGCCGCCTACCCTTACAACTTCAGCAACTTGGCCGCTCTCCCGGTCGCTCTTAACATGGTCCTACCTGATGAGAAGGGTGGGGGGGCCCTTCCCTTCCTACCAGGGGTCTTTGGCTACGCAGTCAATCCTCAAGCAGCAGCCCCtactcccccaaccccaccacccccaactcTTCCTCCACCGGTTGCCCccaagggagaaggggagagggctGGGGTTGAAAGAACCCAGAAGGGAGATGTGGGGTGA
- the SLC35G6 gene encoding solute carrier family 35 member G6, whose protein sequence is MAGSHPYFNLPDFTQPSPPSTPPSLSSHQRCRPSDATKGLLVALLGGGLPAGFVGPFSRMAYQASHFPSLELLICRCLFHLPIALLLKLRGDPLLGPPDVRGRACLHALLNVLSIGCAYSAVQVVPAGNAATVRKGSSTVCSALLALCLESQRLSGYDWCGLLGSTLGLIIIVGPGLGTLQEGTTGLYTALGYVLAFLGGLALSLGLLVYRSLDFPSCLPTVAFLFGLVGLVGSVPGLFMLQTPVLPKDPLSWSCVGAVGILALVSFVCVSYAVTKAHPALVCAVLHSEVVVALMLQYYVLYETVAPSDIMGAGVVLGSIAIITAQNLSCEREGQVEE, encoded by the exons ATG GCTGGCAGTCACCCCTActtcaacctgcctgacttcacacAGCCATCACCGCCCTCCACTCCGCCCAGTCTCTCATCGCACCAGCGCTGCCGGCCCTCCGATGCCACCAAGGGCCTGCTCGTGGCCCTGCTGGGTGGGGGCCTACCTGCTGGCTTCGTGGGCCCCTTCTCCCGTATGGCTTACCAGGCTTCCCACTTTCCCTCGCTGGAGCTGCTCATCTGTCGATGCCTCTTCCACCTCCCCATTGCCCTGCTACTTAAACTTCGTGGTGACCCCCTCTTAGGACCTCCCGATGTCCGGGGCCGGGCCTGCCTCCACGCCCTGCTCAACGTCCTCAGCATCGGATGTGCCTACAGTGCAGTTCAGGTGGTGCCCGCCGGCAACGCTGCCACCGTCCGCAAAGGTTCTTCCACAGTCTGCTCTGCTCTCCTCGCCCTCTGCCTTGAGAGCCAGCGTCTCAGCGGCTATGACTGGTGTGGCTTGTTGGGCAGCACTCTGGGACTCATCATTATTGTGGGACCTGGACTAGGGACCCTGCAGGAGGGGACCACGGGCCTCTACACTGCCCTAGGCTATGTGCTTGCTTTCCTAGGTGGCCTGGCACTGTCACTGGGGCTCCTGGTGTATCGCTCCCTGGACTTTCCCTCCTGCCTACCAACAGTGGCCTtcctgtttggtttggtggggctGGTGGGCTCTGTGCCAGGCCTCTTTATGCTGCAGACCCCCGTGCTGCCCAAGGATCCTCTGAGTTGGAGCTGTGTGGGGGCAGTGGGGATCCTTGCCCTGGTctcctttgtgtgtgtgagttATGCGGTCACTAAGGCCCACCCCGCCCTGGTGTGTGCCGTCCTGCACTCTGAGGTGGTGGTGGCCTTGATGCTGCAATACTATGTGCTCTATGAGACCGTGGCACCTTCTGACATCATGGGGGCAGGGGTCGTTTTGGGCAGCATTGCCATTATCACTGCCCAGAACCTCAGCTGTGAGAGGGAAGGGCAGGTGGAGGAGTGA